In one Thunnus maccoyii chromosome 12, fThuMac1.1, whole genome shotgun sequence genomic region, the following are encoded:
- the LOC121908084 gene encoding uncharacterized protein LOC121908084 gives MLFLPAAALCCLCSALVAMAAELIQDDLTLTRRAGETVSFSCGGTDQCDSERPFVYWLQKKDTETFTFILDIDMTNGNIDRRYNHPQKDDFSAVNKQNSSELLIQTVKLSHSATYYCLCEKDATHISFTVGGNEFYDIFGSGTKLYVTDEQVVKPVVSVYPAAHLEGKSSLLCLASAMSPPVVQFSWRRQKKNGPLEDLTPAEGEQLELREPGRTASILLLHRQENSTYKYHCYVKHEGITVEAQTEQEVSALPPPVPSQYQVKLLCVLYTVLIVKSLVYCCGLSLLMILRNKGPSTNCTHAD, from the exons ATGCTTTTCctcccagctgctgctctgtgctgtctgtgttcag cgctggttgccatggcagcagaGCTGATTCAGGATGATTTAACATTGACCAGGAGAGCTGGTGAAACAGTCTCCTTCAGCTGTGGAGGAACTGACCAGTGTGACAGTGAACGCCCATTTGTATACTGGTTAcagaagaaagacacagaaacattcacatttattctTGATATTGACATGACGAATGGTAACATAGATAGAAGGTACAATCATCCTCAGAAAGATGATTTCTCAGCTGTAAATAAACAGAACAGCAGTGAGTTGTTGATCCAGACAGTTAAACTCTCACATTCAGCCACCTACTACTGCCTCTGTGAGAAAGATGCTACCCACA TCTCATTCACTGTGGGAGGAAACGAGTTCTACGACATCTTTGGCTCTGGAACTAAACTGTATGTAACAG ATGAGCAGGTAGTGAAGCCCGTGGTGAGCGTGTACCCAGCAGCCCACCTGGAGGGGAAGAGCTCCCTGCTGTGTCTGGCCTCAGCCATGTCTCCTCCTGTGGTCCAGTTCTCCtggagaagacagaagaagaacggCCCGCTGGAGGATCTGACCCCTGCTGAGGGAGAGCAGCTGGAGCTCAGAGAGCCGGGACGCACcgcctccatcctgctgctcCATCGGCAAGAGAACAGCACATATAAATACCACTGCTACGTCAAGCATGAGGGGATAACAGTGGAGGCCCAAACAGAACAAG aggtttctgctcttcctccacctGTCCCGTCTCAGTACCAggtgaagctgctctgtgtgctgtaCACAGTGCTGATAGTGAAGAGTCTGGTGTACTGCTGTGGACTCTCTCTGCTGATGATCCTCAGAAACAAGGGACCGTCCACCAACTGCACAcatgctgactga
- the LOC121908081 gene encoding uncharacterized protein LOC121908081, translated as MRYSNYSATTQFRADGRFEELLETTWPSSDLTAHPCLASAASERHFSPGSPEETPLHKMLFLPAAALCCLCSALVAMAAELIQDDLTLTRRAGEKVSFSCGGTDQCDSRYPFVFWLQKKDTETFTFILDIDMTNGNIDRRYNHSQKDDFSAVNKQNSSELLIQTVKLSHSATYYCGCVTDYDIFGSGTKLYVTDEQVVKPVVSVYPAAHLEGNSSLLCLASAMSPPLVQFSWRRQKKNGPLEDLTPAEGEQLELREPGRTASILLLHRQENSTYEYHCYVKHEGITVEAQTEQEVSALPPPVPSQYQVKLLCVLYTVLIVKSLVYCCGLSLLMILRNKGPSTNCTHAD; from the exons ATGAGGTACAGTAACTACTCGGCCACAACACAGTTCA GGGCTGATGGGAGGTTTGAGGAGCTGTTAGAAACCACGTGGCCCTCGTCTGATCTCACAGCTCATCCTTGTTTGGCCTCAGCTGCATCAGAGCGCCACTTCTCCCCAGGTTCACCAGAGGAAACACCACTGCACAAAATGCTTTTCctcccagctgctgctctgtgctgtctgtgttcag cgctggttgccatggcagcagaGCTGATTCAGGATGATTTAACATTGACCAGGAGAGCTGGTGAAAAAGTCTCCTTCAGCTGTGGAGGAACTGACCAGTGTGACAGTAGATACCCATTTGTATTCTGGTTAcagaagaaagacacagaaacattcacatttattctTGATATTGACATGACGAATGGTAACATAGATAGAAGGTACAATCATTCTCAGAAAGATGATTTCTCAGCTGTAAATAAACAGAACAGCAGTGAGTTGTTGATCCAGACAGTTAAACTCTCACATTCAGCCACCTACTACTGTGGCTGTGTGACA GACTACGACATCTTTGGCTCTGGAACTAAACTGTATGTAACAG ATGAGCAGGTAGTGAAGCCCGTGGTGAGCGTGTACCCAGCAGCCCACCTGGAGGGGAATAGCTCCCTGCTGTGTCTGGCCTCAGCCATGTCTCCTCCTCTGGTCCAGTTCTCCtggagaagacagaagaagaacggCCCGCTGGAGGATCTGACCCCTGCTGAGGGAGAGCAGCTGGAGCTCAGAGAGCCGGGACGCACcgcctccatcctgctgctcCATCGGCAAGAGAACAGCACATATGAATACCACTGCTACGTCAAGCATGAGGGGATAACAGTGGAGGCCCAAACAGAACAAG aggtttctgctcttcctccacctGTCCCGTCTCAGTACCAggtgaagctgctctgtgtgctgtaCACAGTGCTGATAGTGAAGAGTCTGGTGTACTGCTGTGGACTCTCTCTGCTGATGATCCTCAGAAACAAGGGACCGTCCACCAACTGCACAcatgctgactga
- the LOC121908080 gene encoding uncharacterized protein LOC121908080 — MLFLPAAALCCLCSALVAMAAELIQDDLTLTRRAGEKVSFSCGTDQCISERPFVYWYQKKDTETFTYILDIDMTNGIVDRSSSHPQKDDFSFVNKGNSWELLIQTVKLSHSATYYCSCTTVDTHNWYYKFGSGTKLYVDEQVVKPVVSVYPAAHLEGKSSLLCLASAMSPPVVQFSWRRQKKNGPLEDLPLAEGEQLELREPGRTASILLLHRQENSTYKYHCYVKHEGITVEAQTEQEVSALPPPVPSQYQVKLLCVLYTVLIVKSLVYCCGLSLLMILRNKGPSTNCTHAD, encoded by the exons ATGCTTTTCctcccagctgctgctctgtgctgtctgtgttcag cgctggttgccatggcagcagaGCTGATTCAGGATGATTTAACATTGACCAGGAGAGCTGGTGAAAAAGTCTCCTTCAGCTGTGGAACTGACCAGTGTATCAGTGAACGCCCATTTGTATACTGGTACcagaagaaagacacagaaacattcacataTATTCTTGATATTGACATGACGAATGGTATCGTAGATAGAAGTTCCAGTCATCCTCAGAAAGATGATTTCTCATTTGTAAATAAAGGGAACAGCTGGGAGTTGTTGATCCAGACAGTTAAACTCTCACATTCAGCCACCTACTACTGCTCCTGTACTACAGTTGATACCCACA ACTGGTACTACAAGTTTGGCTCTGGAACTAAACTGTATGTAG ATGAGCAGGTAGTGAAGCCCGTAGTGAGCGTGTACCCAGCAGCCCACCTGGAGGGGAAGAGCTCCCTGCTGTGTCTGGCCTCAGCCATGTCTCCTCCTGTGGTCCAGTTCTCCtggagaagacagaagaagaacggCCCGCTGGAGGATCTGCCCCTTGCTGAGGGAGAGCAGCTGGAGCTCAGAGAGCCGGGACGCACcgcctccatcctgctgctcCATCGGCAAGAGAACAGCACATATAAATACCACTGCTACGTCAAGCATGAGGGGATAACAGTGGAGGCCCAAACAGAACAAG aggtttctgctcttcctccacctGTCCCGTCTCAGTACCAggtgaagctgctctgtgtgctgtaCACAGTGCTGATAGTGAAGAGTCTGGTGTACTGCTGTGGACTCTCTCTGCTGATGATCCTCAGAAACAAGGGACCGTCCACCAACTGCACAcatgctgactga